A section of the Paenibacillus aurantius genome encodes:
- a CDS encoding carbohydrate ABC transporter permease: MKAFRLNRRSRSDRLFDIANYSLLTVGMLLILYPLYFVLIASISDPNRIYAGDVWLLPQGITWDGYRRIFQDSAIWTGYGNSLLYALVGTVISVTLTLMAAYPLSRKDLVGRQAFMWFFMLTMFFSGGLIPTYLLVKNLGMINTIWAMVIPSAAGVFNIIIVRTFFQITIPEEMREAAFIDGSSNTKFFLQMVLPLSKPIIAVMVLYHVVGFWNGFFDALIYLSDQAKYPLQLVLRNILVQNQVNSSMMVDVESYAAKLRVTELIKYGVIIVASLPLLVLYPFLQRYFVKGVLIGSIKG; this comes from the coding sequence ATGAAAGCCTTTAGGCTCAATCGTCGAAGCCGCAGCGACCGTCTGTTTGATATCGCGAATTATTCGCTTCTTACGGTGGGGATGCTGCTGATTCTATATCCCTTGTATTTCGTCCTCATCGCCTCGATCAGCGACCCGAACCGCATTTATGCGGGAGATGTCTGGCTGCTGCCCCAAGGAATCACTTGGGACGGATACCGGCGCATTTTCCAGGATTCCGCCATCTGGACCGGCTACGGCAACTCGCTTCTGTATGCCCTGGTCGGAACGGTCATCAGCGTGACGCTTACTTTGATGGCCGCCTACCCTCTGTCTCGTAAGGACCTGGTCGGGCGTCAGGCGTTCATGTGGTTTTTTATGCTCACCATGTTCTTCAGCGGCGGTCTCATTCCCACTTACCTTCTGGTAAAGAATCTCGGCATGATCAATACGATCTGGGCGATGGTGATCCCGAGTGCCGCCGGAGTCTTTAACATCATCATTGTGCGCACGTTCTTCCAGATTACCATCCCTGAAGAGATGCGGGAGGCGGCTTTTATCGACGGAAGCTCGAATACGAAGTTCTTCCTGCAGATGGTCCTGCCTTTGTCGAAGCCCATTATCGCCGTCATGGTGCTGTACCACGTGGTCGGGTTCTGGAACGGGTTCTTCGACGCCCTGATCTACTTGAGCGACCAAGCCAAATACCCCCTTCAGCTCGTGCTGAGGAACATCCTCGTTCAGAACCAGGTGAATTCGAGCATGATGGTGGACGTGGAATCATACGCGGCGAAGCTCAGGGTAACCGAGCTTATCAAATACGGGGTTATTATCGTAGCGAGTCTGCCTCTTCTGGTGCTCTACCCCTTCCTTCAGAGGTATTTTGTGAAAGGCGTCCTGATCGGTTCGATCAAAGGCTAA
- a CDS encoding ABC transporter permease → MNLTATEACRKREEVRSSRRAWKRIKQNYELYLFLLPVVLLYLVFRYYPMYGVQIAFKDFSPSKGIGGSEWAGFKYFIQFFESYTFWPVIRNTLSLSLQSLLFSFPVPILVALMLNQMMAKRYKKFVQTVIYAPHFISTVVLVGMLHVFLSPNSGLVNHILTWLGGEPILFMADAGWFRPLYILSGIWQETGFATIIYLAALAGISPELHEAAIMDGASKWKRVRHVDIPGILPTIVILLVLAIGNIMSVGFEKAFLMQSDLNFTSSNILPTYVYQQGIQKAQYSLSAAIGLFNSGVNIILLVIVNRAAKKLTETSLW, encoded by the coding sequence ATGAACTTAACTGCAACCGAAGCCTGCCGCAAGCGGGAGGAAGTCCGGTCTTCCAGGAGAGCCTGGAAGCGGATCAAACAAAACTATGAGCTGTATCTGTTCCTGCTGCCTGTCGTTCTGCTGTATCTGGTTTTTCGGTATTACCCTATGTACGGCGTGCAGATTGCCTTTAAGGATTTCTCTCCCAGTAAAGGAATCGGGGGAAGCGAGTGGGCAGGCTTTAAATACTTCATACAGTTTTTTGAGTCGTATACGTTCTGGCCGGTTATCCGCAATACGCTTTCCTTGAGCCTGCAATCGCTGCTTTTTTCCTTCCCGGTCCCTATCCTCGTCGCCCTAATGCTCAATCAGATGATGGCTAAGAGATACAAGAAATTCGTGCAGACGGTCATCTATGCCCCGCACTTTATTTCTACGGTTGTACTGGTCGGAATGCTGCATGTGTTTCTGTCGCCAAACAGCGGGCTGGTCAACCATATCCTCACCTGGCTCGGCGGCGAGCCCATCCTGTTCATGGCGGATGCCGGGTGGTTCCGGCCGCTCTACATCCTGTCCGGCATCTGGCAGGAAACGGGCTTCGCGACTATCATCTACCTAGCCGCTCTGGCGGGGATCAGCCCCGAACTGCACGAAGCTGCCATTATGGACGGAGCGAGCAAATGGAAGCGGGTGCGGCATGTCGACATTCCGGGTATTCTGCCCACCATCGTCATTCTGCTTGTTCTTGCTATCGGGAATATCATGAGCGTCGGCTTTGAGAAGGCCTTCCTGATGCAGAGCGATCTGAACTTCACGTCGTCCAATATTTTGCCTACTTATGTATACCAGCAGGGGATTCAGAAGGCCCAGTACAGCCTGTCGGCGGCCATCGGCCTCTTCAATTCGGGAGTCAATATTATCCTGCTGGTTATCGTAAACCGGGCCGCCAAAAAACTAACCGAAACCAGCTTGTGGTAG
- a CDS encoding LacI family DNA-binding transcriptional regulator — MSSIKDVATLAGVAVGTVSRVINNTGAVKPETRRKVTEAIRELNYVPNEVARNFKMQKSKMVALLLPSIWHPFFSELAYYIEDELDREGYKLMLCNSGGKPEKELYYLDMLRQNKVAGVLGITYNDIDNDITTEIPIVSIDRHFSKKITCVTSDNREGGRIALTELVKAGAKKPVFMGTIPQAFSETLLRKEGFVEEAERLGVEYAVYEQPDPVLDDDAYFDRFLSLHRDADGVFAITDMFAAKYIDRASRLGIRVPEDVKVIGYDGIQDHPYFHPVLSTIRQPVEAMARTAVKLLFRRMEGEELEDETYRIPVEFRPGETT, encoded by the coding sequence ATGTCGAGCATTAAAGATGTCGCAACCTTGGCCGGCGTTGCTGTCGGGACAGTCTCAAGGGTGATCAACAATACCGGAGCGGTAAAGCCGGAGACCCGGCGCAAGGTGACCGAGGCCATCCGCGAGCTGAATTACGTTCCCAATGAAGTAGCCCGGAATTTCAAAATGCAGAAATCCAAAATGGTCGCTCTCCTGCTGCCGAGCATTTGGCATCCGTTCTTCTCGGAGCTTGCCTATTATATTGAAGATGAGCTGGACCGGGAGGGCTATAAGCTGATGCTGTGCAACAGCGGCGGCAAGCCGGAGAAGGAACTCTATTATCTGGATATGCTGCGGCAGAACAAGGTCGCCGGGGTGCTTGGAATCACGTATAACGATATCGATAACGATATCACCACGGAAATCCCTATTGTCAGCATCGACCGTCACTTCAGCAAGAAGATTACATGTGTGACCTCGGACAATCGGGAAGGAGGGCGGATCGCCCTCACGGAGCTGGTCAAGGCGGGAGCCAAGAAGCCGGTGTTCATGGGAACCATTCCCCAGGCATTTAGTGAAACGCTACTACGCAAGGAAGGCTTTGTCGAGGAGGCCGAAAGGCTGGGAGTCGAATACGCCGTTTATGAACAGCCCGATCCGGTTCTGGATGACGATGCCTATTTTGACCGGTTTCTCTCCCTTCACCGTGACGCGGACGGAGTGTTCGCCATTACGGATATGTTCGCCGCCAAATATATCGACAGAGCCAGCCGCCTGGGCATCCGGGTACCGGAGGACGTCAAGGTGATCGGGTATGACGGCATTCAGGATCACCCGTATTTTCATCCGGTTCTGTCGACGATCCGGCAGCCGGTGGAGGCGATGGCGCGTACAGCGGTTAAGCTGTTGTTCCGGCGAATGGAAGGCGAAGAGCTGGAGGATGAAACGTACCGCATTCCGGTCGAGTTCCGCCCGGGAGAGACGACCTGA
- a CDS encoding beta-glucosidase H, with protein sequence MKWKWKFPRLLALTALVLTSTASPYLNTASAAGADDHPWMNKSLPAEKRTALLLKNMTLNEKVSFVTGDVNNFFGFYNKDLSRLGIPALTMADGPAGVRIADPNVQDKKSTALPAPIALAATWDTAAAKKYGTLIGSEAFNTTHNVILGPGLDIARLPWGARNFESLGEDPLLQSKLASEYVNGVQTSPVIATAKHYLANNQETERFTTNANVSERAIQEVYARPFAAAIKDAHLGSVMCSFNKINGESACENKTLLTDVLKKGLGFQGFVMSDYGANLSTVASAKAGLDIETPGDPFGLWGAKLKKAVDDGQISETLLDDKASRILTQMFQKGLFDNPVQNVRIPAQKDGAAARQLAEESMVLLQNRSQTLPLKANELKSLAVIGPDADNASAAGGGSSLVSPTYTVSPLEGITNRAGKNVKVSYAPGTDPISSADVISGPSAVPSAVLAPPGAKDGQTGLKAEFWTNASMNGEPKRVNVDPQVNMNLGFYNFGGFNAQSPKLPVIPGDFNGTMSARWTGSITAPKSGSYKLSLTALGSSELYLDGKLLVKNEGKTLQTIKADVELKEGEKHNIRMEYRTDSPSHSRLVGAQIRFGWEPPADTVDSRIQEAVDLAKKSDAAIIVTRTYDAEGFVDRSDLDLPNNQERLIQAVAKANPKTVVVSMSGRAVQMDSWKSDVNSIVQAWFAGQEQGNAIARVLFGDVNPSGKLPVTFPVNEDQTPVSTKAQFPGVNGEGSYSEGVFVGYKGYEKEGLTPAFPFGHGLSYTTFDYRNLKVKVSNPNKDQSSSDPDVQVSLHLRNSGGKAGSEVVQVYAGKLPTQVDTPAKQLAGFAKVTLSPGKQTKVDVKLDPKALSYWDETTHQWVTPSGEVPIYVGSSSSDIRLEGKVKIGK encoded by the coding sequence TTGAAGTGGAAATGGAAGTTCCCCCGTCTTCTGGCTTTGACAGCCCTTGTGCTCACGTCAACAGCCTCTCCCTATCTTAATACGGCATCCGCTGCGGGTGCCGATGACCATCCGTGGATGAACAAGTCTCTTCCCGCTGAGAAACGGACAGCGCTGCTTTTGAAGAATATGACGCTGAATGAGAAGGTGTCGTTTGTTACAGGCGACGTCAATAACTTTTTCGGCTTCTATAACAAAGACCTGAGCCGGCTGGGCATCCCCGCCCTGACCATGGCGGACGGCCCGGCCGGTGTCCGGATTGCGGATCCGAATGTTCAGGACAAGAAATCGACGGCCCTCCCCGCTCCCATCGCCCTTGCGGCCACATGGGACACGGCAGCGGCCAAGAAGTACGGCACCCTGATCGGCAGCGAAGCTTTTAATACGACGCATAATGTCATTCTGGGGCCTGGGCTTGACATCGCCCGTCTTCCTTGGGGAGCCCGAAACTTTGAATCGCTCGGGGAAGATCCCTTGCTTCAATCGAAGCTGGCTTCGGAATACGTGAACGGCGTTCAAACGAGCCCGGTTATCGCGACGGCCAAGCATTATCTTGCCAACAACCAGGAAACCGAGCGATTCACGACGAACGCCAACGTGAGCGAGCGGGCCATCCAGGAAGTCTATGCCCGCCCTTTTGCGGCAGCGATTAAGGATGCCCATCTTGGCTCGGTCATGTGCTCGTTTAACAAAATCAACGGGGAATCCGCCTGCGAGAACAAAACCTTGCTCACCGATGTCCTGAAGAAAGGACTCGGCTTCCAAGGATTTGTCATGAGCGACTACGGCGCTAACCTCAGCACGGTGGCATCGGCAAAAGCCGGACTGGATATCGAGACGCCCGGCGACCCGTTCGGTTTATGGGGAGCCAAGCTGAAGAAGGCGGTCGATGACGGTCAAATCAGCGAGACACTTCTCGATGACAAGGCCTCCCGGATCCTGACGCAAATGTTCCAGAAAGGGCTGTTCGACAACCCGGTTCAGAACGTCCGCATTCCGGCTCAAAAGGACGGAGCCGCTGCCCGTCAGCTGGCCGAGGAGAGCATGGTTCTGCTGCAGAACCGCAGCCAGACGCTGCCGCTTAAGGCCAATGAGCTGAAGTCCCTTGCGGTTATCGGTCCGGATGCGGATAACGCTTCGGCCGCCGGAGGCGGAAGCTCCCTGGTTTCGCCGACCTACACGGTCAGCCCGCTGGAGGGGATTACGAACCGCGCCGGCAAGAACGTCAAAGTAAGCTACGCGCCGGGAACCGATCCGATTTCCTCGGCGGATGTTATCTCGGGTCCTTCGGCCGTCCCATCGGCGGTGCTGGCTCCTCCCGGAGCAAAAGACGGCCAGACGGGCTTGAAGGCCGAATTCTGGACCAATGCCTCGATGAACGGCGAGCCCAAACGGGTAAATGTTGACCCTCAGGTCAATATGAATCTGGGCTTCTACAACTTCGGAGGCTTCAACGCCCAGTCCCCGAAGCTGCCGGTTATCCCGGGCGATTTTAACGGCACGATGTCGGCCCGCTGGACAGGCAGCATCACTGCGCCGAAATCCGGCAGCTACAAGCTGTCCCTTACGGCACTCGGCTCGAGCGAGCTGTATCTGGACGGTAAGCTGCTGGTGAAGAACGAAGGCAAGACCCTGCAAACGATCAAAGCGGATGTTGAGCTGAAGGAAGGCGAGAAGCACAACATCCGGATGGAATACCGCACGGATTCGCCTAGCCACAGCCGGCTCGTCGGCGCCCAAATCCGGTTCGGCTGGGAGCCTCCGGCCGACACGGTCGATTCCCGCATTCAGGAAGCGGTCGACCTGGCCAAGAAGTCGGATGCCGCCATCATTGTGACCCGCACCTATGACGCCGAGGGCTTCGTGGACCGGTCGGATCTGGATCTGCCTAACAACCAGGAACGTTTGATCCAGGCCGTGGCCAAGGCCAATCCGAAGACGGTTGTCGTCTCCATGAGCGGCCGCGCCGTTCAGATGGACAGCTGGAAATCCGATGTGAATTCCATCGTTCAGGCATGGTTTGCCGGACAAGAGCAGGGCAATGCGATCGCCCGTGTGCTGTTCGGTGACGTTAACCCATCCGGTAAGCTGCCGGTGACGTTCCCGGTTAACGAAGACCAGACGCCGGTATCGACCAAAGCGCAGTTCCCTGGCGTGAACGGGGAAGGCTCTTATTCCGAAGGAGTATTCGTAGGCTACAAAGGCTATGAGAAGGAAGGACTGACGCCGGCCTTCCCATTCGGTCACGGCCTCTCCTACACCACCTTTGACTACCGGAATTTGAAGGTCAAGGTCAGCAACCCGAACAAGGACCAATCGAGCAGCGATCCGGACGTTCAAGTGTCGCTGCATCTACGCAACAGCGGCGGCAAAGCCGGCTCCGAGGTAGTGCAGGTGTACGCCGGCAAGCTTCCGACCCAAGTCGATACCCCAGCCAAACAGCTGGCCGGCTTTGCCAAAGTGACGCTTTCGCCAGGCAAGCAGACGAAGGTTGACGTGAAGCTGGATCCTAAGGCTCTGTCCTACTGGGATGAGACTACTCACCAATGGGTTACCCCATCCGGTGAAGTGCCTATCTATGTCGGCAGCTCGTCTTCGGACATCCGGCTCGAAGGCAAGGTTAAGATCGGCAAGTAA
- a CDS encoding DUF4097 family beta strand repeat-containing protein, with amino-acid sequence MPVKSNKTVLGLAAVAIGVMLLLSKLLPSGWGIWFAGNWSILGAILVLGGGWRLLRAWDRYRSGQYRVGRFTTGGVLVLLGLMLNLDRWSGWEGTAALLSYWPVMLIAYGAEALLVKREDRKISYDVSGAFLVFLVCSVIAVTAFTGSLIRSVAWGGAKVEGDPIVTSASGLTGLDIRGTAGRITLEPSQDGQVTVTPVYHTGWGKRTETRRPDLKIRPDGGTLLVSSEIPSSGNWFSDKNAGVDLHITAPPSLLVEVSNEVGEISISGFDQVKSVSGEVGRISLKDSKGRADVRLSVGAIDIEGFTGGLTVDHEVGRIRASGEPDQDWDFATELGSVEVDVPENGSYRYTFSSELGSVDRHGNQFDGNEGSLNGGTHGLTVRTSVGSVDVRTH; translated from the coding sequence ATGCCTGTTAAGTCAAACAAAACGGTGCTCGGCTTGGCTGCTGTGGCGATCGGAGTTATGCTCCTGCTGTCGAAGCTCCTGCCCTCCGGATGGGGAATATGGTTTGCCGGAAACTGGAGTATCCTTGGGGCGATCTTGGTCTTAGGGGGAGGCTGGAGGCTGCTCCGGGCCTGGGACCGCTACCGTTCCGGTCAATACCGGGTAGGCCGTTTTACGACGGGCGGCGTGCTGGTGCTGCTCGGTCTGATGCTGAACCTGGACCGCTGGAGCGGATGGGAAGGCACCGCAGCCCTGCTCTCCTACTGGCCGGTTATGCTGATTGCGTACGGGGCAGAAGCTCTGCTTGTTAAACGGGAGGACCGCAAAATATCCTACGATGTCTCCGGTGCTTTTCTCGTCTTCCTCGTTTGCTCGGTTATAGCGGTTACGGCCTTTACCGGAAGCCTCATCCGTTCGGTTGCCTGGGGCGGCGCCAAGGTGGAAGGCGACCCGATCGTGACCTCCGCTTCCGGCTTAACGGGTCTCGACATCCGGGGAACGGCGGGCCGCATAACGCTTGAGCCTTCTCAGGACGGCCAAGTGACCGTTACCCCCGTCTACCATACGGGGTGGGGCAAGCGGACCGAAACCCGCCGGCCTGATTTGAAGATCCGGCCGGACGGCGGTACGCTCCTCGTTTCCTCCGAGATCCCTTCCTCGGGAAACTGGTTCTCGGACAAGAATGCCGGCGTGGACCTGCACATCACCGCTCCTCCTTCCCTGCTGGTCGAGGTGAGCAACGAAGTCGGGGAGATTTCCATCAGCGGCTTCGATCAGGTTAAGAGCGTGAGCGGCGAAGTTGGCAGGATCTCGCTTAAGGATTCCAAGGGACGGGCGGATGTCCGTCTTTCCGTGGGCGCTATCGACATCGAAGGGTTCACCGGCGGCTTGACGGTAGATCATGAAGTCGGCCGGATCCGGGCCAGCGGAGAGCCCGATCAGGATTGGGACTTCGCCACGGAATTGGGCAGCGTGGAGGTCGACGTCCCAGAGAATGGAAGCTACCGCTACACCTTCTCCTCCGAGCTAGGGAGCGTGGACCGTCACGGCAACCAGTTTGACGGCAATGAAGGCAGCCTTAACGGCGGAACGCATGGCCTCACCGTCCGTACGAGCGTAGGCTCGGTGGATGTGAGAACGCACTAA
- a CDS encoding SPFH domain-containing protein has protein sequence MGTVISVIIVIVVVALVALTVKIVPQQRVGVVERLGKFNRLLTPGLNILIPLIEQVRIYHDLRIQQAHVPPQTVITKDNVQVQIDTIIFYQVVGPEQATYGISDYVSGVRNITTATMRQIIGKMELDETLSGREKISVDIRVALDEATEKWGVRIERVEVIDIKPPLDIQEAMDKQMKAERSKRAIVLEAEAAKQDMILRAEGDKQSKILKAEGEREARIRQAEGYKQAQELEALGQAKAIEAVAEAERNRIEQLAAAGLNENVLAYKSFEALTEISKGPANKVFLPSNAMEALGAVGAIGEMFKGKKTE, from the coding sequence ATGGGTACAGTAATTTCGGTAATAATCGTCATCGTGGTCGTCGCGCTCGTCGCGCTTACGGTCAAAATCGTTCCGCAGCAAAGAGTGGGAGTCGTCGAACGGCTGGGGAAATTCAACCGGCTGCTGACGCCGGGTCTTAATATTCTGATTCCACTTATCGAACAGGTGAGGATCTATCATGACCTGCGGATCCAGCAGGCGCATGTTCCGCCGCAGACGGTCATTACGAAGGACAACGTTCAGGTGCAGATTGATACCATCATCTTCTACCAGGTCGTCGGGCCGGAGCAGGCGACGTACGGCATCTCCGACTATGTTTCGGGGGTACGCAACATTACGACGGCCACGATGCGGCAGATCATCGGGAAAATGGAGCTCGACGAAACGTTGTCCGGCCGCGAGAAAATTTCGGTGGACATTCGGGTCGCCTTGGACGAGGCTACGGAGAAGTGGGGCGTCCGCATTGAGCGTGTCGAGGTCATCGACATCAAGCCTCCGCTCGATATCCAGGAAGCAATGGATAAGCAGATGAAGGCGGAGCGGAGCAAGCGCGCCATCGTCCTGGAGGCGGAGGCCGCCAAGCAGGACATGATCCTCCGCGCAGAGGGAGACAAGCAGAGCAAGATCCTGAAGGCCGAGGGGGAGCGCGAAGCGCGTATCCGTCAGGCGGAGGGCTACAAGCAGGCGCAGGAGCTTGAAGCGCTGGGTCAGGCGAAGGCGATCGAAGCGGTGGCCGAGGCCGAGCGTAACCGGATCGAACAGCTGGCCGCCGCAGGGCTGAACGAGAACGTGCTCGCGTACAAGTCGTTCGAGGCGTTGACCGAAATCAGCAAAGGGCCGGCGAACAAGGTATTCCTCCCGTCGAATGCGATGGAGGCGCTTGGAGCCGTCGGGGCCATCGGCGAGATGTTCAAGGGCAAGAAAACCGAATAG
- a CDS encoding NfeD family protein codes for MAWVIWLVIGAALIVAEMFTLTFYLLWLGIGALVAALFAWIFPDWLLVQAVAGSVTALALTVLTKPLARRVRASRGYKDAIDDLVGKQGLVTEDIHVGKMGIVKVGSESWSATSTEPLVKGEPVIVVHRGNAVLQVEKWGRL; via the coding sequence ATGGCTTGGGTCATTTGGCTGGTCATTGGAGCGGCGCTGATCGTGGCCGAGATGTTCACGCTGACGTTTTACCTGCTCTGGCTGGGAATAGGAGCGCTGGTAGCGGCCTTGTTTGCTTGGATTTTTCCGGATTGGCTGCTGGTGCAGGCGGTGGCCGGCTCGGTCACGGCTCTGGCGCTGACCGTCCTGACGAAGCCCCTCGCCCGAAGGGTAAGGGCTTCGCGCGGGTACAAGGATGCGATTGACGACTTGGTGGGCAAGCAGGGGCTGGTCACGGAAGACATTCACGTCGGCAAGATGGGAATCGTCAAGGTAGGAAGCGAATCGTGGAGTGCGACTTCGACAGAGCCCCTGGTTAAAGGGGAACCGGTCATTGTGGTCCACCGGGGCAACGCGGTTCTGCAAGTAGAAAAATGGGGGAGGCTGTAA
- a CDS encoding L,D-transpeptidase, producing MPAYRIIIDQSERALYLLDQDKVVHRYPVGIGKIATQTPFGEFKIINKVPHPGGPFGVFWMGLSKPHYGIHGTNNESSIGKMVSHGCIRMHNRDVLALAKLVPIGTRVTIRK from the coding sequence ATGCCCGCTTACCGCATTATTATCGACCAGTCGGAGCGCGCGCTCTACCTGCTCGACCAGGACAAGGTCGTTCACCGCTATCCCGTCGGGATCGGCAAGATCGCCACCCAAACCCCTTTTGGGGAATTTAAAATCATTAACAAAGTGCCCCACCCCGGAGGGCCTTTCGGCGTTTTCTGGATGGGTCTTTCCAAGCCGCATTACGGCATTCACGGCACGAACAACGAATCCTCCATCGGCAAAATGGTCTCCCACGGCTGCATTCGGATGCACAACCGGGACGTGCTGGCGCTGGCCAAGCTGGTGCCGATCGGCACCCGGGTGACGATCCGGAAGTAA
- a CDS encoding ABC transporter ATP-binding protein, whose amino-acid sequence MRTKTTVFRRLLAYALLYKGRIAWALLILLVSTGAQLAGPYIAKIIIDQHISSGSRDYAAVLRLIGLYVALLLATSILTYVQSYLLQGTALQIIRRMRTDLMNHIQRMPVRYFDSTPIGQVVSRIANDTEAIKELFISFMATFVVSGATIIGILAALFLLDARLALYTAALLPIVAVIMWIHLRFSKVYITIMRARLADMNARLNEWINVMPIIQAFRREKETIAEFEELNMDRYRNQRKQFRVFSLSSRNAVGLIGSLVTALVVWHFGSQALQTTISFGVLYAYIDYLSRFTQPIIGIFDQLMNAQRAYVSADRVFNLMDEPGEYGEGERAMLEASSAASVTGLAERRHAASSVPRPEGTVAFDRVTFSYKEGIPVLRDISFQAKRGETVALVGHTGSGKSSIMNLLLGFYEPDDGSITIDGKDIRSFSKQALRKHMGIVLQDPFLFAGDIKFNVSLYNPEITLERVQQALREVGAAPFVERLPRGYDEPVVERGSTLSAGQRQLISFARALAFDPAILILDEATASIDSETEGLIQTALKVLSEGRTTFIIAHRLSTIKEADQILVLHRGEIVERGSHEELMRRQGRYYRMYRLQVGA is encoded by the coding sequence ATGAGAACGAAAACGACCGTGTTCCGGCGTCTCTTGGCTTATGCCTTGCTGTACAAAGGCCGCATCGCCTGGGCGCTGCTGATTCTGCTGGTGTCGACGGGCGCCCAGCTGGCCGGGCCTTACATAGCCAAAATCATCATTGACCAGCACATATCGAGCGGCAGCCGGGACTATGCCGCCGTCCTGCGCCTGATCGGCCTCTATGTCGCCCTTCTGCTGGCGACAAGCATCCTTACGTATGTCCAGTCGTACCTCCTGCAGGGGACGGCGCTTCAGATCATCCGCCGCATGAGGACCGATCTGATGAATCATATCCAGCGCATGCCGGTCCGCTATTTCGACAGCACCCCGATCGGCCAGGTCGTGTCGCGGATCGCTAACGATACGGAGGCCATCAAGGAGCTGTTCATCAGCTTCATGGCCACCTTCGTGGTGAGCGGGGCGACGATCATCGGAATCCTGGCCGCTCTCTTCCTGCTGGATGCCCGGCTGGCCCTTTACACGGCGGCCCTTCTGCCGATTGTGGCCGTTATCATGTGGATTCATCTCCGCTTCTCCAAAGTGTACATCACCATCATGAGGGCCCGTCTTGCGGACATGAATGCCCGGCTGAACGAATGGATCAACGTGATGCCCATTATCCAGGCTTTCCGCCGGGAGAAGGAGACGATCGCCGAGTTCGAGGAGCTGAACATGGACCGCTACCGCAACCAGCGCAAGCAGTTCCGGGTGTTCTCCCTGTCCTCGCGGAATGCGGTGGGCTTGATCGGAAGCCTCGTGACCGCGCTGGTCGTCTGGCATTTTGGTAGCCAGGCGCTTCAGACGACCATTTCCTTCGGGGTTCTGTACGCCTATATCGACTACCTCAGCCGCTTCACCCAGCCGATCATCGGCATCTTTGATCAGCTGATGAACGCCCAGCGGGCCTACGTCTCGGCTGACCGCGTATTCAACCTCATGGATGAGCCCGGAGAATACGGGGAAGGCGAGCGCGCCATGCTGGAAGCGAGCAGCGCCGCTTCCGTCACCGGACTGGCCGAGCGCCGCCATGCCGCCTCCTCGGTACCCCGTCCCGAAGGCACGGTGGCCTTCGACCGGGTCACCTTCAGCTACAAGGAGGGGATCCCGGTGCTGCGCGACATCTCCTTCCAGGCGAAGCGGGGCGAGACGGTCGCGCTCGTCGGCCATACCGGCTCCGGCAAGAGCTCCATCATGAACCTGCTGCTCGGCTTCTATGAACCGGATGACGGTTCCATTACCATCGACGGCAAGGACATCCGCTCCTTCTCGAAGCAGGCGCTGCGCAAGCACATGGGCATCGTGCTGCAGGATCCGTTTCTTTTTGCCGGGGACATCAAGTTCAACGTCTCCCTGTATAACCCCGAGATTACGCTCGAGCGGGTGCAGCAGGCGCTTCGCGAAGTCGGAGCGGCTCCTTTCGTGGAGCGCCTGCCCCGGGGATACGACGAGCCGGTGGTGGAGCGCGGAAGCACCCTGTCCGCCGGCCAGCGCCAGCTGATCTCGTTCGCCCGCGCGCTGGCCTTCGACCCCGCCATCCTCATCCTGGATGAGGCGACGGCCAGCATCGACAGCGAGACGGAAGGGCTCATCCAGACGGCGCTGAAGGTGCTGAGCGAAGGGCGGACGACCTTCATCATCGCCCACCGGCTGTCGACGATCAAGGAGGCCGACCAGATCCTCGTCCTGCACCGCGGCGAAATCGTCGAACGGGGCAGCCACGAGGAGCTCATGCGGCGGCAGGGCCGGTACTACCGGATGTACCGGCTCCAGGTAGGGGCTTAA